One Rhodospirillales bacterium DNA segment encodes these proteins:
- a CDS encoding acyl-CoA carboxylase subunit beta, producing the protein MPLDSKSLKALRDKHKHVIAAGGEKKIKDRHEKGLLTARDRLTSLFQEGTFQEFGTFIRHTCTSFGMTDKDLPADGVVVGTGYVAGRQVAAFSQDFTVVAGTLGKMHAKKMCQALDYALKNGTPVVAFKDSGGARIQEGVDALSGYGDVFYRNVLLSGVVPQIAIIAGPCAGGASYSPALMDWIIMTRQNAHMFITGPQVIKAVTGRDVSMEDVGGAMMHASISGNVHFVAEDEGDAIAIAQKLLSFFPANNTEDPPHNLNDAVEMGEDEGMNALAESDPSQPMDMHGIIGRLVDGGDFLEVHALFARNIIVGFGRVQGVVVGIIANNSMEKAGALDIDASDKAARFIRFCNDFNIPVVTLVDVPGFLPGIDQERGGIIRHGAKMLFAYSSTTVPKITVVTRKSYGGSYLAMCSQEMGADFVYAWPNAEIAVMGAEGAVNILYSKEIKEAENPKARRAELVAEYRAEFASPYMAASRGYITDVIEPSQTRGMVALSLRKLLGKRELRPPKKHGNIPL; encoded by the coding sequence ATGCCTCTCGATTCGAAAAGTCTCAAAGCGCTCAGGGACAAGCACAAACACGTGATCGCCGCCGGCGGCGAAAAGAAGATCAAGGATCGCCATGAAAAAGGCCTCCTTACCGCACGCGATCGACTGACCAGCCTTTTTCAAGAAGGAACGTTCCAGGAATTCGGCACGTTCATCCGTCATACGTGCACGTCGTTCGGCATGACTGACAAGGATCTGCCAGCGGACGGAGTCGTCGTCGGCACCGGCTATGTCGCCGGGCGGCAGGTCGCGGCGTTCAGCCAGGACTTCACCGTCGTCGCCGGCACGCTTGGCAAGATGCACGCGAAGAAGATGTGCCAAGCGCTCGACTACGCGCTGAAGAACGGCACGCCAGTGGTCGCATTCAAGGATTCCGGCGGCGCCCGCATCCAGGAGGGGGTCGACGCACTCTCCGGCTACGGCGACGTCTTCTATCGCAACGTTCTGCTGTCGGGCGTGGTTCCCCAGATTGCCATCATCGCCGGCCCGTGCGCCGGTGGCGCCTCCTACTCGCCGGCGCTGATGGACTGGATCATCATGACCCGGCAGAACGCCCACATGTTCATCACCGGCCCGCAGGTGATCAAGGCGGTGACCGGGCGCGATGTGAGCATGGAAGATGTCGGCGGGGCGATGATGCATGCCTCGATCAGCGGCAACGTTCACTTCGTCGCCGAAGACGAGGGCGACGCCATCGCTATCGCCCAAAAGCTGCTCAGCTTCTTCCCGGCGAACAACACCGAGGACCCGCCGCACAACCTCAACGACGCGGTCGAAATGGGTGAAGACGAGGGCATGAACGCACTCGCCGAATCCGATCCGTCACAGCCGATGGACATGCACGGGATCATCGGCCGCCTCGTCGACGGCGGTGACTTCCTCGAGGTGCACGCGCTGTTCGCCCGCAACATCATCGTTGGTTTCGGTCGGGTGCAGGGCGTCGTTGTCGGCATCATCGCCAACAACTCGATGGAGAAGGCCGGCGCGCTCGACATCGACGCATCGGACAAGGCCGCGCGCTTCATCCGCTTCTGCAACGATTTCAACATTCCCGTGGTCACGCTCGTCGACGTTCCCGGGTTCCTTCCGGGAATCGATCAGGAACGCGGCGGTATCATCCGCCACGGCGCGAAGATGCTCTTCGCCTACTCCAGCACCACGGTGCCGAAAATCACCGTCGTTACCCGCAAGTCCTACGGCGGTTCTTATCTCGCGATGTGCAGCCAGGAAATGGGCGCGGATTTCGTCTACGCTTGGCCGAACGCCGAGATCGCCGTAATGGGCGCGGAAGGCGCGGTGAACATCCTCTACAGTAAGGAGATCAAGGAGGCGGAGAATCCCAAGGCCCGCCGCGCTGAACTCGTCGCCGAATACCGGGCGGAGTTCGCCTCTCCTTACATGGCAGCCTCGCGCGGCTATATCACCGACGTGATCGAGCCTTCGCAGACTCGCGGCATGGTGGCGCTGTCGCTGCGCAAGCTGCTCGGCAAACGTGAACTGCGCCCGCCGAAAAAACACGGCAACATTCCGCTCTAG
- a CDS encoding radical SAM protein — protein MTRTPPPAAQGNRGKFIDPTLTATGEPRAQVTLDGLRTLWLNTGSLCNIACENCYIESSPRNDRLAYLSLAEAVAFFDEAKTCAPELVEIGFTGGEPFLNPEFPEMLTVALERGYRALVLTNAMKPMHHHRADLLALRQRFAKSLALRISVDHYDANKHELVRGIGSWSPMLEGLRWLCANGFCVHVAGRTLWGEPEDAVRNGFARLFTAEKLPLDASDPRALVLFPEMDLRAEVPEITARCWDILGVTPRQMMCASARMVIKRKGDDRPVVVPCTLLPYDRRFDLGAGLATSTRTVALNHPFCAQFCVLGGATCSVP, from the coding sequence ATGACCCGCACCCCGCCACCCGCCGCCCAAGGCAACCGCGGCAAGTTTATCGATCCCACGCTCACGGCGACCGGCGAGCCGCGCGCCCAGGTAACGCTTGACGGGCTGCGCACGCTTTGGCTCAACACCGGCTCCCTGTGCAACATCGCCTGCGAGAACTGCTACATCGAATCGAGCCCGCGCAATGACCGCCTCGCCTATCTGAGCCTGGCCGAAGCAGTGGCGTTCTTCGACGAGGCGAAGACATGTGCCCCGGAACTGGTCGAGATCGGCTTTACCGGCGGTGAGCCGTTTCTCAATCCCGAGTTCCCCGAGATGCTGACCGTGGCGCTGGAGCGCGGATACCGGGCGCTCGTGCTGACCAACGCGATGAAGCCGATGCATCACCACCGCGCGGATCTTCTCGCCCTGCGCCAGCGCTTCGCCAAATCCCTCGCCCTTCGCATTTCGGTCGATCACTACGATGCGAACAAGCATGAGTTGGTGCGCGGGATCGGCAGCTGGTCGCCGATGCTGGAAGGTTTACGCTGGCTGTGCGCGAATGGTTTTTGCGTTCACGTCGCCGGGCGTACGCTCTGGGGTGAGCCGGAAGACGCAGTGCGGAATGGCTTCGCGCGGCTGTTCACCGCCGAGAAATTGCCGCTCGATGCCAGCGATCCCCGGGCCCTCGTCCTCTTTCCGGAAATGGACCTGCGCGCCGAGGTGCCGGAGATCACCGCGCGCTGTTGGGATATCCTCGGCGTTACGCCTCGACAGATGATGTGCGCGAGCGCGCGCATGGTGATCAAACGCAAGGGCGATGATCGCCCGGTCGTGGTTCCGTGCACATTGCTGCCCTACGATCGGCGTTTCGACCTCGGTGCCGGACTGGCCACTTCCACAAGGACGGTCGCGCTGAACCATCCCTTTTGTGCCCAGTTCTGCGTCCTCGGTGGCGCCACCTGCTCAGTGCCATAA
- the folE gene encoding GTP cyclohydrolase I FolE — MSDGKFASDADAGDELAEIEHRASRRREMHGAAVPAGPSREEAEAAVRTLIRWAGDDPLREGLVETPRRVVDSFGEFFSGYTTDPVEILRRTFEETDGYDEMVLLRDIRFESHCEHHLAPIIGRAHVAYLPHRRVVGISKLARVVDIYARRLQIQEKMTAQIANTINEILEPKGVAVVIEAAHQCMTTRGVHKPGVVMTTSRMLGAFREDVATRREFLAMVGKSCGSEGGFV; from the coding sequence ATGAGCGACGGGAAATTCGCGTCAGACGCCGACGCCGGCGACGAGCTTGCTGAAATCGAGCACCGCGCCTCGCGACGTCGTGAGATGCACGGCGCGGCTGTGCCCGCAGGGCCGAGCCGCGAGGAGGCCGAGGCCGCAGTTCGCACGTTGATCCGCTGGGCGGGCGACGATCCGCTTCGCGAGGGCCTGGTCGAGACGCCGCGGCGGGTGGTCGATTCCTTCGGAGAATTCTTCAGCGGTTATACGACTGATCCGGTCGAGATCCTGCGCCGCACCTTCGAGGAGACCGACGGTTACGACGAGATGGTCCTGCTGCGTGACATTCGCTTCGAATCGCATTGCGAACATCACCTCGCCCCCATCATCGGTCGCGCGCATGTCGCCTACCTGCCGCACCGCCGCGTCGTCGGCATCAGCAAGCTGGCGCGAGTCGTCGATATCTATGCCCGTCGGCTGCAGATTCAGGAGAAGATGACGGCGCAGATCGCCAATACCATCAACGAGATCCTCGAGCCGAAAGGCGTTGCCGTGGTGATCGAGGCCGCGCACCAGTGCATGACGACGCGCGGCGTGCACAAGCCCGGCGTGGTGATGACGACGAGCCGCATGCTCGGGGCCTTCCGCGAGGACGTGGCGACACGCCGCGAGTTTCTGGCAATGGTCGGCAAATCCTGCGGCAGCGAGGGCGGCTTCGTCTGA
- a CDS encoding biotin/lipoyl-binding protein: MVRHLKITVEGKVYDVVVEDVTEGTGGTLYPTPGTMAAARAAAPAPAPMAAPAAAAPAAAGGPDEKAAPLGGVVIEVSVRVGDAVKTGDKVAVIEAMKMKTVVSAHKDGKVTAIAVKEGDAVDAGQPLLTIS; encoded by the coding sequence ATGGTTAGGCATCTGAAGATCACCGTCGAGGGCAAGGTGTACGACGTCGTCGTTGAGGACGTCACCGAGGGGACGGGGGGAACGCTTTATCCGACGCCCGGCACGATGGCAGCGGCGCGTGCCGCGGCGCCGGCCCCGGCGCCAATGGCGGCTCCGGCTGCGGCCGCACCGGCAGCTGCCGGCGGCCCGGACGAAAAGGCGGCACCGTTAGGTGGCGTCGTTATCGAGGTCAGCGTGCGCGTCGGCGACGCGGTCAAAACCGGCGATAAAGTCGCGGTGATCGAAGCGATGAAGATGAAGACGGTCGTCTCCGCGCACAAGGACGGCAAGGTTACAGCGATTGCGGTCAAGGAGGGTGATGCGGTCGACGCCGGTCAGCCGCTCCTGACCATCTCCTAA
- a CDS encoding sodium ion-translocating decarboxylase subunit beta codes for MPDIDFLQIFQGIATLAASDTKIFYGRIGLILLGVLLIYLGKKGVLEALLMIPMGLGMAAVNAGVLFFEHGKMGTLFLNPLESDPTALMNVLQIDFLQPIYTFTFSNGLIAVLVFLGIGTLLDVGFVMARPFRSMFIAVCAELGTLVAFPLGVWLGLPINEAAATATIGGADGPMVLFAALVLAPEIFVPITVVGYLYLGLTYGGYPYLIKALVPAKLRGLAMPIEKTRQVTSEEKLVFAVVACIALCLLFPVAAPLFLALFLGVVIRESGLTYFHELFSNQVLYGATFFLGFTLGVLCEAQTILDEKVLILLILGIIALTFSAIGGLIGGYILYFISGGKYNPVIGIAGVSCVPTTAKVAQKTVSKENPEAIILPHALGANISGVITSAIFAAVLITIVKAAQGNL; via the coding sequence GTGCCCGATATCGATTTTCTGCAAATTTTTCAGGGGATAGCGACACTCGCCGCGTCGGATACAAAGATCTTTTACGGCCGCATCGGCCTGATCCTGCTGGGCGTCCTTTTGATCTATCTCGGCAAGAAAGGCGTTCTCGAGGCTCTGCTCATGATTCCGATGGGGCTCGGGATGGCGGCGGTGAACGCGGGCGTGCTGTTTTTCGAGCACGGAAAGATGGGAACACTGTTCCTCAATCCGCTGGAGTCCGATCCGACCGCTCTGATGAACGTCCTGCAGATCGATTTTCTGCAACCGATCTATACCTTTACTTTCTCCAACGGCCTGATCGCGGTGCTCGTCTTCCTCGGCATTGGCACCCTGCTCGACGTCGGCTTCGTTATGGCACGGCCGTTCCGCAGCATGTTCATCGCCGTCTGTGCCGAGCTCGGAACCCTCGTCGCCTTCCCGCTCGGCGTCTGGCTCGGACTTCCGATCAACGAAGCGGCAGCAACGGCGACCATCGGCGGGGCGGACGGGCCAATGGTGCTGTTTGCCGCCCTGGTTCTCGCACCCGAGATCTTCGTGCCGATCACGGTCGTCGGATATCTCTATCTCGGCCTGACCTACGGCGGCTATCCGTACCTGATCAAAGCACTGGTGCCGGCAAAGTTGCGCGGACTGGCCATGCCGATCGAAAAAACCCGGCAGGTTACCTCCGAAGAAAAGCTGGTGTTTGCTGTCGTCGCCTGCATCGCTCTGTGCCTGCTGTTCCCGGTTGCCGCTCCGTTGTTCCTGGCCCTGTTCCTCGGCGTCGTCATTCGTGAAAGCGGTCTGACGTATTTTCACGAGTTGTTCAGCAACCAGGTCCTCTACGGGGCCACATTCTTCCTGGGGTTCACCCTGGGGGTCTTGTGCGAGGCGCAAACGATCCTCGATGAGAAGGTCCTGATCCTGCTCATCCTCGGCATCATCGCTCTGACGTTCTCGGCGATCGGCGGTCTGATCGGCGGCTACATCCTCTATTTCATCTCGGGAGGAAAGTATAACCCGGTCATTGGCATCGCCGGCGTCAGCTGCGTGCCGACCACGGCGAAAGTCGCGCAGAAGACCGTATCCAAGGAAAATCCTGAAGCAATCATTCTGCCCCATGCGCTGGGTGCCAACATTTCCGGCGTGATCACGTCCGCGATCTTCGCCGCCGTGCTGATTACGATCGTCAAGGCGGCTCAGGGTAACTTGTGA
- a CDS encoding CoA transferase, with amino-acid sequence MVESTGPLGGVRVLDLSRVLAGPVATQLLGDLGADVIKVERPRVGDDTRHWGPPWLAVKEGSESPPSAYYLSANRNKRSIAVDLKCAEGQDIVRRLALCSDVVVENFKVGDLARLGLDHAALSALAPALIYCSISGFGQTGPLAGLAGYDFLVQGMGGIMSLTGDPDGPPMKVGVAVADVVCGLYAATAILAALRHRDATGEGQHIDLGLLDTQVAWLVNQGLSYLTCGTPPARLGNAHPNIVPYQVFPSRDGHFILAVGNDAQFRRFVEFAGLAHLADDPRFADNPSRVCNRLTLVPMLEAACRQHPTAFWLESLQSLAVPCAPVNDLREVFSDAQIRHRGMRVEMPYPQAQRGSVELIGNPIHFSRTPVDYRRPPPALGEHTDEVLEDVLGLTPEQRTLLRRKNVI; translated from the coding sequence ATGGTCGAAAGCACTGGACCTCTGGGTGGCGTGCGGGTCCTTGATCTCAGCCGCGTGCTCGCCGGGCCAGTGGCGACCCAGTTATTGGGCGACCTCGGAGCCGACGTCATCAAGGTCGAGCGTCCCCGTGTCGGCGACGATACCCGGCACTGGGGGCCGCCGTGGCTGGCGGTGAAGGAGGGCAGCGAATCACCGCCGAGCGCGTATTATCTCAGCGCCAACCGCAACAAGCGCTCGATCGCCGTCGACCTCAAATGCGCCGAAGGCCAGGACATTGTCCGACGTCTCGCTCTGTGCTCGGACGTTGTCGTCGAGAACTTCAAGGTCGGTGATCTTGCTCGCCTGGGGCTCGATCATGCGGCACTGTCCGCCCTCGCGCCGGCGCTTATCTATTGTTCGATCTCGGGGTTCGGCCAGACCGGCCCGCTGGCGGGACTCGCGGGCTATGATTTCCTTGTGCAGGGCATGGGGGGAATCATGAGCCTGACCGGCGATCCGGACGGGCCGCCGATGAAAGTCGGCGTTGCCGTTGCCGATGTCGTCTGCGGTCTTTATGCGGCGACCGCCATTCTTGCAGCGCTGCGTCATCGCGACGCCACGGGTGAAGGACAACACATCGACCTCGGCCTGCTCGATACGCAGGTCGCCTGGCTGGTCAATCAGGGCCTCAGTTATCTGACCTGTGGAACGCCGCCCGCCCGCCTTGGCAATGCCCATCCCAACATCGTTCCCTATCAGGTTTTCCCCAGCCGCGACGGCCACTTTATTCTCGCCGTCGGAAATGACGCGCAGTTTCGCCGGTTCGTCGAATTCGCCGGCCTCGCTCATCTTGCCGACGACCCGCGATTTGCCGACAATCCATCGCGGGTCTGCAACCGCCTCACCCTGGTGCCGATGTTGGAGGCGGCATGCCGCCAGCATCCCACCGCATTCTGGCTCGAGAGCCTGCAATCGCTCGCCGTTCCCTGCGCGCCAGTCAATGATCTGCGCGAGGTGTTCAGCGACGCGCAGATCCGCCATCGCGGTATGCGCGTCGAGATGCCATACCCGCAGGCACAGCGGGGATCGGTCGAGTTGATTGGCAACCCGATCCACTTTTCGCGGACACCGGTCGATTATCGTCGACCGCCGCCGGCGCTGGGCGAGCACACCGACGAAGTCTTGGAAGACGTCCTGGGATTGACTCCGGAACAAAGAACGCTGTTGCGCCGCAAGAACGTCATATAG
- the clcA gene encoding H(+)/Cl(-) exchange transporter ClcA: protein MTYSGRFLALAAVVGVLTGLLSTGFQVGIALVIGGYAAVVRRTAEIGVPGWIVAASLSAVMVSAAVLILRRIAPEAAGSGIHEVEAHIDGVRPLRWKRVLPVKFVGGILALGANLTVGPEGPVVHMGGAVGRMLADRFHLRGEHGKALVCAGAGAGIAAVFNAPLAGFLFVLEQMRRHFSLTVVSFHGLVLACVSAAIVTALFFGQGPAFPIKDYPTPALLDLTLFVALGAGIGAAGTLFNRVLITTIEVFERVRRWRPLVVAPMIGAATGVLVVVLPHGVGSGQALTLKLFLEPFGWQMLVLLLVVRLLTTLVSYAAEAPGGIFAPLLAIGAITGLAFGQLFGALFPGLVAEPGVYALAAMGALFAATLRIPLTAIVLVIEITNNVGVSLAIIASCLAASLAAQALGAKPLYEDLLERLIARQKRHLGEGEG from the coding sequence GTGACGTATTCCGGCCGCTTTCTCGCTCTCGCGGCAGTCGTCGGGGTTTTGACCGGTCTTCTCTCCACCGGCTTTCAGGTGGGGATTGCCCTCGTCATCGGCGGCTATGCGGCGGTGGTGCGCCGGACGGCTGAAATCGGCGTTCCCGGCTGGATCGTCGCCGCGTCACTGAGCGCGGTGATGGTGTCTGCTGCGGTGCTGATCTTGCGCCGGATCGCGCCGGAAGCCGCCGGGAGCGGCATTCACGAAGTCGAAGCCCACATCGATGGCGTGCGCCCGTTACGCTGGAAGCGGGTGCTGCCGGTCAAGTTCGTCGGCGGTATCCTCGCCTTGGGCGCCAACCTGACCGTGGGCCCGGAAGGCCCGGTTGTGCACATGGGCGGGGCGGTGGGCCGGATGCTGGCCGATCGGTTCCACTTGCGCGGCGAGCACGGCAAGGCTCTCGTCTGTGCCGGCGCAGGCGCAGGCATCGCAGCCGTATTCAACGCGCCACTCGCCGGCTTTCTGTTCGTGCTCGAACAGATGCGGCGCCATTTTTCGCTCACCGTCGTCTCGTTCCACGGCCTCGTTCTCGCCTGCGTCAGCGCAGCGATCGTTACCGCCTTGTTCTTCGGCCAGGGGCCGGCATTTCCGATCAAGGATTATCCGACTCCGGCGCTGCTCGATCTGACGCTGTTCGTTGCTCTGGGGGCCGGCATCGGCGCTGCGGGCACCTTATTCAACCGGGTGTTGATAACGACGATTGAGGTCTTTGAGCGCGTCCGCCGCTGGCGCCCGCTCGTGGTGGCGCCGATGATTGGCGCGGCGACAGGGGTGCTGGTGGTCGTCCTTCCTCACGGTGTCGGCTCGGGGCAGGCGCTCACCCTCAAGCTGTTTCTCGAACCGTTCGGCTGGCAGATGTTGGTCCTGCTGCTTGTCGTTCGGCTGCTGACGACTCTCGTCAGCTACGCGGCGGAAGCACCCGGCGGAATATTCGCGCCATTGCTGGCGATCGGCGCGATCACCGGCCTCGCCTTCGGGCAGTTGTTTGGCGCCCTTTTCCCCGGTCTCGTCGCCGAGCCGGGGGTTTACGCCCTCGCCGCGATGGGGGCGCTGTTTGCCGCGACACTGCGCATTCCGCTGACGGCAATCGTTCTCGTGATCGAGATCACCAACAACGTCGGCGTTTCCCTGGCGATCATCGCCAGTTGTCTCGCCGCCAGTCTCGCGGCGCAAGCGCTCGGCGCCAAGCCACTCTATGAAGACTTGCTGGAGCGCCTGATCGCGCGCCAGAAGCGTCATCTCGGGGAGGGCGAGGGTTAG
- a CDS encoding cold-shock protein, giving the protein MAKGTVKWFNATKGYGFITPDDSDKDAFVHVSEVERSGMERLTEGQRVCFQIRQEARGLKAVGLTPAD; this is encoded by the coding sequence ATGGCAAAGGGGACGGTGAAGTGGTTCAACGCCACGAAGGGCTACGGGTTCATCACGCCAGACGACAGCGACAAGGATGCGTTCGTTCATGTCTCCGAAGTCGAGCGGTCGGGAATGGAACGGCTGACCGAGGGACAACGCGTGTGTTTTCAGATTCGCCAGGAAGCACGCGGCCTCAAGGCTGTCGGCTTGACGCCAGCGGACTAA
- a CDS encoding Hsp33 family molecular chaperone HslO, with product MTDDDGMLPPLTVDCVQPFQIEATGVRGRLVRLGATLEGVLAGHAYPPAVAAMLAEALAMAAVLSSSLKYDGIFTLQLEGDGPVGLMVVDYTSSGHVRGYARFDAERLAAEAPAANASVPQLFGAARMSFTVDQGPDTARYQGITPLEGATLAACCHAYFRQSEQLQTAIMLCASDMARAEEPRRAGALMIQRLPIANPLQSDAAEDDWRRAVAMMSSATASELLSPALAADSLLYRLFNEDGVRVYRQRPLAYRCRCSQAKVERTLAAFPLAELMAMAENGVLQVTCEFCKANYVMDEAALRAVGSR from the coding sequence ATGACGGACGACGACGGAATGCTCCCGCCGCTCACGGTTGACTGCGTCCAGCCGTTTCAAATCGAGGCGACGGGCGTGCGTGGCCGGCTCGTTCGCCTCGGCGCCACGCTCGAGGGCGTTCTGGCTGGTCACGCCTATCCGCCGGCGGTCGCAGCGATGCTGGCGGAGGCGCTGGCGATGGCCGCGGTGCTGTCGAGCAGCTTGAAGTACGATGGCATCTTCACCTTGCAGCTCGAAGGAGACGGGCCGGTCGGGTTGATGGTTGTCGATTACACCAGCAGTGGTCACGTGCGGGGCTACGCGCGATTCGACGCTGAACGTCTGGCCGCCGAGGCGCCCGCCGCCAACGCGTCCGTCCCGCAGCTGTTCGGCGCGGCGCGGATGTCGTTCACCGTTGATCAGGGCCCGGACACCGCGCGCTATCAGGGGATCACCCCGCTGGAGGGGGCAACGCTCGCCGCGTGCTGCCACGCGTATTTTCGTCAGTCAGAGCAGCTGCAGACGGCGATCATGCTGTGTGCTTCGGATATGGCACGCGCGGAAGAGCCGCGCCGGGCCGGTGCGCTGATGATCCAGCGCCTGCCGATCGCAAACCCGCTGCAGTCCGACGCCGCGGAAGACGACTGGCGGCGCGCCGTCGCCATGATGAGCAGTGCCACCGCCAGCGAACTGTTATCACCCGCGCTCGCTGCCGATTCTCTGCTTTACCGGCTGTTCAATGAAGATGGCGTGCGAGTCTACCGCCAGCGGCCGCTGGCATACAGATGTCGCTGTTCACAAGCGAAGGTCGAGCGCACGCTTGCCGCCTTTCCGCTTGCCGAACTGATGGCGATGGCTGAGAACGGGGTGCTGCAGGTGACCTGCGAGTTCTGCAAGGCGAACTACGTCATGGACGAGGCCGCCCTGCGGGCAGTTGGCTCCCGCTGA
- the apaG gene encoding Co2+/Mg2+ efflux protein ApaG, giving the protein MEQQPHYAATTRGITVTVQPYFLEDQSVPDSSHFVWAYHVRIQNGGAETVQLLTRHWMITDAKGHLNEVRGEGVVGKQPVLRPGEAFEYASGTPLATASGIMMGSYQMRAETGEQFDIVIPAFSLDSPHNRVVVH; this is encoded by the coding sequence ATCGAACAGCAACCGCACTATGCGGCGACCACTCGCGGAATCACCGTGACCGTGCAGCCTTATTTTCTCGAAGACCAATCGGTCCCCGATTCCAGCCACTTCGTCTGGGCCTATCATGTGCGCATTCAAAACGGGGGCGCTGAGACCGTTCAGTTGCTGACCCGGCACTGGATGATTACCGACGCGAAGGGCCATTTGAACGAGGTTCGTGGCGAAGGTGTCGTGGGCAAGCAGCCGGTATTACGCCCGGGTGAGGCGTTCGAGTACGCGAGCGGCACACCCCTCGCCACCGCGTCGGGCATCATGATGGGCAGCTACCAGATGCGCGCCGAAACCGGAGAGCAGTTCGATATCGTCATTCCCGCCTTCTCGCTCGACAGCCCGCACAACCGGGTTGTGGTGCATTGA